The stretch of DNA CTATAACATCATAATAgttaagttatataaaatttatattctttgactagacaggtaaatactattccgataaaaactacaaattgttatacgaccgcaaaaattttaattttttggtcgtatattgctatcacgttggcgtcgtcgtcctgcgtcgtcttgcgtcgtcgtcctcgtcgtcgtccgaatactttaagttttagttttcgcactctaactttagtaaaagttaatagaaatcaatgaagttttaacacaaggtttatgaccacaaaaggaaggttgggattgattttgggagttttggtcccaacattttaggaataaggggccaaaaaggacccaaataagcattttcttggttttcgcactataactttagtttaagtgaatagaaatctatgaaattttgacacaaggtttatgaccacaaaaggacggttgggattgattttgggagttttggttccaacagtttaggaattaagggccaaaaaagggcccaaataagcattattcttggttttcgcacaataactttagtataagtaaatagaaatcaattaaatttaaacacaaggtttatgaccataaaaggaaggttgtgtttgattttgggagttttggtcccaacagtttaggaataaggggcccaaagggtccaaaattgaactttgtgtgatttcatcaaaaattgaataattggggttctttgatatgccgaatctaactatgtatgtagattcttaatttttggtcccgttttcaaattggtctacattaaggtccaaagggtccaaaattaaacttagtttgattttaacaaaaattgaatccttggggttctttgatatgctgaatttaaaaatgtacttagatttttaattattggcctagttttcaagttggtccaaatgggggtccaaaattaaactttgtttgatttcatcaaaaattgaataaatgggttctttgatatgccaaatctaactgtgtatgtagattcttaatttttggtccagttttcaaattggtctacattaaggtccaaagggtccaaaattaaactaagtttgattttaacaaaaaattaaattcttgggcttatttgatatgctttatctaaacatgtactttgattacCAAATTTAACGATACTTACCTTGGTTAAGTTGAAGTTAAAGTGTAATTCTATGAAGACATAGAATAACACTGGAGGTGTTAGATGAGATAGTACTGCGCAACTGCAACCTCaatatttacagtaaaaacaaaaattgttggtATTAAAAGTACATCTACCAATTACAATATACAAAGATGTACCAAGCCCTATAATAAGAGCTGATGGGGTGGGAGGTGGCATCTAACACCTCCAGTGTTATTCTATGTCTTCATAGAATTACACTTTAACTTCAACTTAACCAAGGTAAGTATCGTTAAATTTGGTAATTCTATTACGTCATAACACTTCCGGTATTAGATGAGACTTCAAAgctacaacatatttttttttttttttttcccccGGTGTGCTTTTGAATGTATGTTACATGTATTTCTCACTTCTTTGACAATGAATACCTGTGATGATCATTAGCTACACTTAGACAATTTGCAACAAACAGATGCCAGTGATATGCATTATGTAGCACTCATAAACATGTAGATCATTTGATCTTTCTTATTAAAAACTAAATcataaatcaaacatttaataAACTCGTATTCAGATTTGTAACACTTTTTCTGCAAAAACATCAGTTGTTGTTACTGTCTTgtcataaaattttccaaaagtcGTTGAACTTGACCAACCGGCTTTGGCTAAAATATCACTTACAGGCACATTATTCTGCTTTGCCTTCGAAGTAGATGCAGATCGTGTACTGTGTGCTTTAAATATACTTGTGTCAATTCCTGCACGGCACATAATGGATTTAATCCATCTAGAAATAGTTGAGCAACTAACTTTTTTGTGTGGTTTAATATAACTTAATATTAATGAATCTTCTTCTGATCTTATATCAACAGTACGTTTCAAATATTCCTTCAGTACTAAATACACACATAATCTCCTGTCTGGaggaaaactttttaaaataacttcTGGATTCTTATATCCAGGTCTGCTTTGTTTCAGTAAATCAAATATCTTAAAACGAAAACAATCCTTCTGTTTTTGCATATTGCTGAGTTTTAATAAATGAATACTCTGTGATCTAGTAGCATTCGTCAATGCAATTAACATAACTAGTTTTAAAGTTAAATCTTTCACTGATATATCAGCAACTGGTGATAAACGTCTCAACAATCTCAAAACAATAGAAACATCCCAAATATTTACATCATTATGTACAGTAGGTCTCAAATGATATACTCCTTTGAGAAATCTTATCACAAGTGGATGCTTTCCAACAGGTACATTATCAAAAGTCAAACCAAACGCAGATAGTGCTGACCTAGCACTATTCAAAGCGGAATAACTCAAGCCACATTCAAACAAAtaagtgagggccctcatggggtttttgattatgtgattacttggccgttttttttaatgattatttgattattaagccaaatatttcatgattatttgattacctaggactgtatttttagtttatgattatttgattactaaagataagcaaatatttaatgattatgtgattatattggcaaaaaaatggtgattatgtgattactaggacccccccatgaggggcctcataagTCAGAAATTCTAGCACAAGTTCTACAGACGTGTGAAATTTATCCTCTTTCCGTTCAAGACAGAAAATAAACCATTTcttgatatatgttttatattgtttttgagtTCCTGATCTCCATGATGCCATGATAATAGTGGAAGTTTTCTCTGAAATTCCTCTGTTTTGTAATCGGTTCCGGATATCCGACATACCATCAAATTCAATGTCTTTTCTAAAGGATGAACTATGTCCTTGTATGGTAGAGTCAATAGCTTTTTGTTTGCTTTGATAACATATGGATTGTTTATTAACAGTTTCATTACTTGAACAAACCATGGTTGGGTTGGCCAAAGTGGTCCCACAAACAGCACGTCTGCCTTGTCTTTTATAATCTTCTTTACACAGCGTCCGATCATGCTGAAAGGAGGAAACATATAACTGTAAGAAAAATTACCCCAATCAAGAGTAAAAGCATCAACAAAAGATGATTCTGGATCAGCTTTCCATGAACAAAAAATTGGTAGCTGAGTATTTAGATGTGAAGCAAATAAATCTATTTCTGGTCTATTCCATAATAaacatactttttcaaaattgtttttattcaGTTGCCATTCTATCTGATCATTAAAATTTCTTGACTGATAGTCTGCTTTTGTATTTAACTTCCCTGGTATATGAGTAGCAATCAGCCATATTTGGTGTTCAATGCACCAAATCCAAATTTTTCTAGCAATTCTATTGCATTCAATAGACTTTATACCACCCATACTGTTTATATAGCTTACAGCAGTTGTATTGTCTGTAAGAATTTTGACATTTTCAACAGTATTCAAATCATCCTTAAATGATTTTAGAGCATAATAAACAGCTAATAATTCTAAACAATTAATATGATTATCTTTTTCATCATTGCTCCATCTGCTACCTATTTTTTGTTCATTCAAGACTGCTCCCCAACCTAATTTTGAGGCGTCTGTTTGAATTATAACCTGTGGGTTACCTCTATTAAATTTCCTCTTTTGAGTATAAATATTATCTGACCACCACTTTAGGTCTTGTTTCATTTCTGATGTTACAAACATTTCAGAATCAAAATCTCCCATAGCTAATTTTAATGCTTTAATTTTTTCTCTCTCTATTTTCCTGTAATAGAGTTTACCAAATTCCACAGCAGGGAGACTAGATATGAGTATCCCAAGAACTCTAGCTACTTctcttattttacatttatttttactttgtaaTTGTTTGCATTCTTTAGCAATAGTATCTTGTTTTTCAACTGGTAAAGTAACTATCATTGTTTCCGAGTCAATGTAAAAACCTAAAAACTTGATGCATTTTTTAGGAGTAAAAACTGACTTATCTTTATGTACTATAAATCCAAGGCTTGACACCATATTAACAGTTTCTGTAACATTATTTTTGCATTCGAGTTCAGTATCACCTAATAGTAGTGAATCGTCAATGTACCCAACATTAACATAACCCATTTTACGCAAACTTGCATATACAACTttcataattttggtaaaaaGCCTTGGTGCCATAGCTATACCATTTGGTAAGCaggaatattgaaaatatttctcTTTCCaaacaaatcttaaaaattttctATACTGTTCAGCAATGTTAATAGAATAATAAGCATGTCTTAAATCTATACTTGACATGTATGCATTTTCTTTAATCAAATTTAAAGCGCTTTCGAAAGAATCCATTTTGAAATGTTGATATTCAATGTGTTTATTTAATTCTTTCAAATTAAGTATCATTCTGTATTCGCCATTCTTTTTTGGTCTTACAAAAATTGGGgaaataaattcatttatttcagATTCAACTTCTTGAATtacattcatttttaataatttttcaatttcaatatcaaCAATTTTTTCTTCCTTTAAATTGAATTTGGAATTTctaattgacattttattttgtataggaGGTCTATTGTCTGTAAATTCTATATAGCAGTGCTGAACCgcatctaaaatatatttatcagatGTTAATTTTCTCCATTCATTAACAAACAATTTCAATCTTCCTGCTTGaaaatcatttgtgttaataCTCACAACATCTAATTCCTGTACTTGTTGTGAGTCCAACGGGAGTTTTTTGACTCAGATTTGTCAATTGACCTTGAGGCACTACCACGACCTCTTCCGCCTCTGCCTCTACCACGGCGTCTATTCCATGAGGATCTCCATCCACCACGGAAACCGCCTCTAAACTGGCTATAACCGTTACCAACTGAAAGGCGATTTGAAATCTTACTACATTCTCCAATGTCTTTGACTGTTTTAGAGACATCTCCACCAAATAACCATTTATTGAAAGGTTGTGTTTTATTAAACAGGTGACTATATTCACCTTTTACATCAGGTTTCATGAGTTCTCTCCTAGCTAagcatatttctttatttgcatGACCAAATAAAGCAAGAGAGTCCATACAGTCATCAAGAATACCTTCCAACTCAGGTTTGTTTTGAGTATCTTCTTTACCTAAAATTGTGTCTAGTCTATTAACTACTTTGGACAGATAAGTTGCCCCTCTGACTACAGTAGTCTGACATTGTCTCATTCTATTGTCATTAGTTCTAGTTCTGGGCCATAACAGGTCCCATACTAACTGATCAGTTTGGACTGGTACAAGTCCTTCACAATTCTCAGGCCGATTACTCTTTTCATCTTTCATAAGTTCTCTGTATTTCTCTTCAGAAATACCATTTCTGAAAATATCTGTGATATTGTCTGCTAGATGTTCATCTAGTTTATCACCACATCTCTCACCAGATCTAAATCTTTTATTCATACTAGAAAACCTAGACTCTTCGCTATTTGAGAgagttttctgttttttacaaGGTGGTTCATTACCGGTATCTTGACCGTCATCAGGTTCATGGACCTCGTCCATATCTTCATCTACATCACCTACATTATCATACTCATCATCATATTCATCATTATACAAAACATCTATACGTTTGTTCATATCTTCCAACCTTTTATTAGTTGAAGATTGTTCATTTCTCATGTCAGTAAGCATATTAATAATCACATTATTATTGCTATCTGATGTACTAGCCGACACCTCGTGTCCCTTGTTTAGGCtgtgtctgtttttttctttgttttgcgtCAACTGATTCTGAGAAAACCTACCAGACAGCaaggaaaaaaaacacacacaaagaaAATAACACAAGAGTCTGCTTAAGTTCTGGACTGATTAACAGTGACTTTAGATCAATACTGTCATATCTAAGTGAAAGAGCAAACATGACAAACAGGAAATTTAGCAATGTACAAACTTGATATGACTATATTCTGAGAAATGGCCTTGGTATTTCAAACATTTCCCATTTATACTGAAGCCTTTGAGAAGAGACATGTTTTGATCTGAGATGTGTCATGTTGTATTAAAACCTATGTATAATCAATAATTCCCTGTATCAAATCAATAATGCTTTAAGCATGAATTATCTCCCATTTGCAGAGTTATCTTCCTATAATTGGAATACTTTATGTAAACTTTTTggcaatatattaatattttgttctgcatacttttttttcagaaaataaactaatgaaattatgttttatatcttaatatcttgtggaattaaaaatgtacatactAATTTATCCTATCTTATAAGACActagatatcatttaaagaaatttattagaaatatttgcaaaaactactatttttcatttaaaaaagtataaaaatttatttcaattataaaataagataaCTGTGCAAATGGGAGGTAACTCTTGCTTCAAGCAAGTAAGGAACGCCTACTGTAAGACCTGTACCAAGGAAGAACCATTACAGTGAAATTGGTTGATCTTTTCAATATCAAATTTAGTGAatcttaatattaaataaaagctCTGATAcattcaaatgttttattaattgaaaacaattcttaaaacaaaatttaaaacaaataaatcaaaacttGTCAGTCAGCTCAAAGCTTACATATGCACCAAACATTTTAACAGCATCTATAGCCTTGAGAGAtgtattcatttcaattttttcccCGTTTGAGCTAGATGAAACATAACATTTTATCAGAGTTTTATCCCCTATGGTGATAGGTTCATTGAATCTTGTATTTAACGTGTCTCTTATGCTGGCTACGTAAAGGCTCTCTAGGATCTGAGAAAAAGTTTCTGTGCCGGCGAGCGGAAAGGCATATGGAGCCAGAACGATCCTTTTATCTTTGAAAAGTGAAACACAAACGATCTCGCTCGCCGGCACATTTATACTGGCCATTTCTGCTGTCACATGTATCGAAGTCAAGATCGCTTAAACGCTTTAAATAAGGAGCGTACTTGTTATTTAAAGCGCAAAATAGATTTGAGTATAAGAATACACAAAAACACGGCTGGAAAAACCCGGAAAATACGGATTTTCTACTGACgaacaaaaaaaagtttgtgtttgtttttgacaCAAATTGGCCGAAAACCTACCCGCACGCGGacgcaaaacaaataaaaaaacaactatggCCTTACCAGAGTCTTTCCTTTAGCGTCCTTGTTATTAACCTTAGGACCGCTACCTGTACTACTTTTACTGACAATAGGTTTTGAGCATTTTCTTTTAGCGGGACCTTTAGCGGGACCTTTACCCTTCCCTTCATATGCTATTTCATCTTCGTCCAACCTTAATAAGTCATCTTCAAAAGAAGATTTAGGAGTTTTCTCTCCTTTCTCCTTGTGCAGCATGGCGTCCGCCATCTTTGTCAAGTAATAAAATAATCTCGTTTCACAAacgaaataattataaaatttttacTTGcgtaaaaaatctttttataaagacatatactttttcaatataaataaaatatatgtacaagTCAATCACATTGACTTAATATATCTTTAATGAATTCTTAGTTAGAGGTTGCGCATCGAGACAAACCACGTCCGCTCAATAGCAAAGTTAGCAACACATTGAGGTTGCAGTTGCGCAGTACTATCTCATCTAATACCGGAAGTGTTATGACGTAATAgaatttttgattatgggcccagttttcaagttggtccaaatcaggattccatatcaagtattgtgcaatagcatttttcaattgcacagtattgcacaatagcaagaaatatctaattgcacaatattgtgcaatagcaattaattttcaattggagttatctttctttgtatagaatagtagttgataatatatgttggaaatttaccagacatgactatgatgtcattttctatttttatttgccaataactttatgtaaataacttcattggaaatctgccaatataaaatgttgctgatgaagctttttttccttatcttatctaaaatgtttttagataatgtatgttggacatttgccagacatgactatgatgtcattttctatttttatttgccaataactttatgtaaattacttcattggaaatttgccaatataaaatgttgctgatgaagttttttttattgttttatacaataaacaatgtatattcacttttactaccaaccaatctttaccattcagtgataacaagcactttattttacattttaatagggggggtaaatttttctcatttcagatttcataaataaaaagaaaatttcttcaaacatttttttgacaggattaatattcaacagcatagtgaattgctcaaaggcaaaaaaaagttcattagaccacattcattctgtgtcagaaacctatgctgtgtcaactatttaattttagatttaaataagtttgaagaagaaatctttaattgatttgtaaaatcttgacatttgttttgtgtaaaaaaaaacatgtaatgtcaaaaatttgatcacaatccaaattcagagctgtatcacgcttgaatgttttgtccatacttgccccaactgttcagggttcgacctctgcggtcgtataaagctgcgccctgcggagcacctggttggagttgaggtcacaacagtttatgaattaggggccaaaaaggggcccaaataagcattatttttggtttttgcaccataactttagtataagtaaatagaaatctatgaaatttaaacacaaggtttatgaccataaaaggaaggttgggtttgattttgggagttttggtcccaacagtttaggaataaggggcccaaagggtccaaaattgaactttgtgtgatttcatcaaaaattgaataattggggttctttgatatgccgaatctaactatgtatgtagattcttaatttttggtcccgttttcaaattggtctacattaaggtccaaagggtccaaaattaaacttagtttgattttgacaaaaattgaatccttggggttctttgatatgctgaatttaaaaatgtacttagatttttaattattggcctagttttcaagttggtccaaatgggggtccaaaattaaactttgtttgatttcatcaaaaattgaatgaatgggttctttgatatgccaaatctaactgtgtatgtagattcttaatttttggtccagttttcaaattggtctacattaaggtccaaagggtccaaaattaaactaagtttgattttaacaaaaaaataaattcttgggcttatttgatatgctttatctaaacatgtactttgatttttgattatgggcccagttttcaagttggtccaaatcaggattccatatcaagtattgtgcaatagcatttttcaattgcacagtattgcacaatagcaagaaatatctaattgcacaatattgtgcaatagcaattaattttcaattggagttatctttctttgtatagaatagtagttgataatatatgttggaaatttgccagacatgactatgatgtcattttctatttttatttgccaataactttatgtaaataacttcattggaaatctgccaatataaaatgttgctgatgaagctttttttccttatcttatctaaaatgtttttagataatgtatgttggacatttgccagacatgactatgatgtcattttctatttttatttgccaataactttatgtaaattacttcattggaaatttgccaatataaaatgttgctgatgaagttttttttattgttttatacaataaacaatgtatattcacttttactaccaaccaatctttaccattcagtgataacaagcactttattttacattttaatattttatgatgtatttaaaagagtagttattgttgcaaactccattagaaatttgaattgatatcagttttggaaaaagggaaacagggatgtgaaaaaaaggggtgggtttaaatttttctcatttcagatttcataaataaaaagaaaatttcttcaaacatttttttgagaggattaatattcaacagcatagtgaaatgctcaaaggcaaaaaaaaacttttaagttcattagaccacattcattctgtgtcagaaacctatgctgtgtcaactatttaatattagatttaaaaagtttgaagaagaaatctttaattgatttgtaaaatcttgacatttgttttgtgtaaaaaaaaaccatgtaatgtcaaaaatttgatcacaatccaaaatcagagctgtatcacgcttgaatgttttgtccatacttgccccaactgttcagggttcaacctctgcggtcgtataaagctgcgccctgcggagcacctggtttttccttatcttatctaaaatatttttagcttaaaagttgtgtccatacttgttctcatttcagatttcataaataaaaagaaaatttcttcaaacatttttttgacaggattaatattcaacagcatagtgaattgctcaaaggcaaaaaaatttttaagttcattagaccacattcattctgtgtcagaaacctatgctgtgtcaactatttaattttagatttaaataagtttgaagaagaaatctttaattgatttgtaaaatcttgacatttgttttgtgtaaaaaacccatataatgtcaaaaatttgatcacaatccaaattcagagctgtatcacgcttaaatgttttgtccatacctgccccaactgttcagggatcgacctctgcggtcgtataaagctgcgccctgcggagcacctggttttatcatattttacaatagtctaaaataaggacagcatattgacaaaacgtcaaaaatatgcgtgtcagacgtaacagactatacGCATAATAACTTTAGCAGGGGTGTTTGTGATCTTCAACAGTGTTTTATCCGCGAAAATTTGAATGAATGATATGCTTTAtacataaagtattaaaatattacTGAATATGCGTTCCTGCAACTACCAGCgctatttttttggcaaaaacaaatagtgtACATTATTGTCAGATTTAggaaaatgttaagttatcaaaatttataggttttaaaatataagattatatgaaATTTCGTTTCTGTAAATTATGCTCACAAAAGTACATAGATAGACCATATCAAAATCGAATTTTTGcagcactcacaccacatatcAAAATGTTTGGCTTCTtgcaaatgtcttgcaagatgtccaatgtcggaATTCGCcgctttttataaataaactgtcatttgcgacgttatttattgaaattttagaattgttgCATCCTAAATCGAGTGCTCTTCCATAATTGTACTTTAACTCTACAAAACAGCTTCATACTTTCTGATACTTTGCGTAGTCAAAACGACTTcgttttcaaaaaaattaaatgtcttgcaagtttgtccactaTACGTTTTTCATACGTTTCAACAACGTTGTCGATTCGGGACGCTATTTATGGTTGGAAATCCTCTGTTTTTTATTTCATCAGATAGAAAATAccacaaagtttaaaaaaaaatcgatgacTGGGGTTGTTCGATTAAATGAAGTTGTAAAAAGGTTGTGTATTACGAGAGGATAAACAatcatcttttttcaaattttcacacTTGGGAAGCgtaaaactgtattttttttatttctctgcaataaGATTCATATGTCTAGAACTTGAAGCGTGAATGTATACCTTTCCATATCAAACAAAGCTTGTAAATATAtgagatgaataaaaaaaaacccatttttttATGACTATCGTTTCATTTCTTAATTATAATTGTtacgttattaaaaaaaataacgtgaATTTTATGAGCAAGACCCGTTTAACTTGTTATTCACgacaaactttttttaattaaagcaaaatatatatcttcttcctttttcggatctaaatgggaaaacattgcattttattacgttttatgtAAATGAGTCtttggtagagagttgtctcattggcactcatcataccgtatacatcttctcatttcatatagacttatgcattacccaaatacgatatattttgttgtttgttgcttacgttactttcagtgggaaatatttcatgcatattcaataCAACCAAACATtaagaagtatccatattgatgTGCAACACAAAAATTTGaagcgaaataaaaaaatatccccACTAATCATTTATTGCCGTAAAACGTAAAAAATTGACGTTACCGtttgagacgcaatatcgtgcgTAACGTCTGCCAgagtgagggccctcatggggtttttgattatgtgattacttggccgtttttttaatgattatttgattattaagccaaatatttcatgattatttgattacctaggactgtatttttagtttatgattatttgattactaaagataagcaaatatttaatgattatgtgattatattggcaaaaaaatggtgattatgtgattactaggacccccccccccccccccatgaggggcctccaGAGTGTTCCACATTCTCTCACCAGAAATGCCAGATGACCCACTCTTTCCTCCTATGTGATGTCATCTCGGTAGGTGAGACTGATTATCCATCATACCCTTCCCAGTCAGATGAAATCACATCCGAATGGAGCCTCCATCATACTATTATTACGTTTTTGAAAAACTTAGATCAAattcattcaaaatatattttattaa from Mytilus galloprovincialis chromosome 2, xbMytGall1.hap1.1, whole genome shotgun sequence encodes:
- the LOC143064684 gene encoding uncharacterized protein LOC143064684, whose translation is MLTDMRNEQSSTNKRLEDMNKRIDVLYNDEYDDEYDNVGDVDEDMDEVHEPDDGQDTGNEPPCKKQKTLSNSEESRFSSMNKRFRSGERCGDKLDEHLADNITDIFRNGISEEKYRELMKDEKSNRPENCEGLVPVQTDQLVWDLLWPRTRTNDNRMRQCQTTVVRGATYLSKVVNRLDTILGKEDTQNKPELEGILDDCMDSLALFGHANKEICLARRELMKPDVKGEYSHLFNKTQPFNKWLFGGDVSKTVKDIGECSKISNRLSVGNGYSQFRGGFRGGWRSSWNRRRGRGRGGRGRGSASRSIDKSESKNSRWTHNKYRN
- the LOC143064685 gene encoding uncharacterized protein LOC143064685, which gives rise to MRALTYLFECGLSYSALNSARSALSAFGLTFDNVPVGKHPLVIRFLKGVYHLRPTVHNDVNIWDVSIVLRLLRRLSPVADISVKDLTLKLVMLIALTNATRSQSIHLLKLSNMQKQKDCFRFKIFDLLKQSRPGYKNPEVILKSFPPDRRLCVYLVLKEYLKRTVDIRSEEDSLILSYIKPHKKVSCSTISRWIKSIMCRAGIDTSIFKAHSTRSASTSKAKQNNVPVSDILAKAGWSSSTTFGKFYDKTVTTTDVFAEKVLQI